One stretch of Burkholderia oklahomensis C6786 DNA includes these proteins:
- a CDS encoding rubrerythrin family protein, with translation MAQLKGSKTEENLKYAFAGESQANRRYLYFASKADVEGQNDIAALFRSTAEGETGHAHGHLEYLEAVGDPATGLPFGSSRQNLQSAIAGETHEYTDMYPGMAKTAREEGFDEIANWFETLAKAERSHANRYTKALDALVD, from the coding sequence ATGGCACAGCTCAAGGGCAGCAAGACCGAAGAGAACCTGAAGTACGCGTTCGCCGGCGAGTCGCAGGCGAATCGCCGCTACCTGTACTTCGCATCGAAGGCGGACGTAGAGGGACAGAACGACATCGCCGCATTGTTCCGTTCGACGGCCGAAGGCGAAACCGGCCACGCGCACGGCCACCTCGAGTATCTGGAAGCGGTCGGCGATCCGGCGACGGGCTTGCCGTTCGGCTCGTCCCGCCAGAACCTGCAATCGGCGATCGCGGGCGAGACGCACGAGTACACCGACATGTACCCGGGCATGGCGAAGACCGCGCGCGAAGAAGGCTTCGACGAAATCGCGAACTGGTTCGAGACGCTCGCGAAAGCGGAACGCAGCCACGCGAATCGGTATACGAAGGCGCTCGACGCGCTCGTCGACTGA
- a CDS encoding heterodisulfide reductase-related iron-sulfur binding cluster encodes MSHREGSLEAPTRHPLDWRSDAFHDQAAIDAEFTRVFEICAGCRRCVSLCGAFPTLFDLVDETETGDAHAVDPKSFGKVVDQCYLCDLCYMTKCPYVPPHPWNVDFPHLMLRAKAARYKRNDVKLRDKLLSNTDMLGYFAGIPIVTQTVNVANRTPAVRSALEATLGVDRHAWLPPFASRKFRRAAPRSSGPLPRDGERTPGRVAIYATCYVNYNEPGIGHDLLAVLAHNDIPYELVTSEACCGMPLLEQGNLEGVARKKEANIAVLARYAHEGYALIGAIPSCVLMYKSELPLMFPDDPDVRAVADAFWDPFEYVIARHRDGLLKTDFKHALGTVSYHVPCHARVQNIGRKTADALSLVPGTKVNVVERCSGHAGTFGVKKEFHAQALRIGAPVFKAMAEQAPDYMSSDCALAGHHIEEGIGAKGAAPPPFAHPITLLRKAYGI; translated from the coding sequence ATGTCTCACCGAGAAGGCAGTCTGGAGGCCCCCACCCGCCATCCGCTCGATTGGCGCTCGGACGCGTTCCACGATCAGGCTGCGATCGACGCCGAGTTCACCCGCGTGTTCGAGATCTGCGCCGGCTGCCGGCGCTGCGTGTCGCTGTGCGGCGCGTTTCCGACGCTGTTCGATCTCGTCGACGAAACCGAGACGGGCGACGCGCATGCGGTCGATCCGAAATCGTTCGGCAAGGTCGTCGACCAGTGCTATCTGTGCGACCTCTGCTACATGACGAAATGCCCGTACGTGCCGCCGCATCCGTGGAACGTCGATTTCCCGCACCTGATGCTGCGTGCGAAGGCCGCGCGCTACAAGCGCAACGACGTCAAGCTGCGCGACAAGCTGCTGTCGAACACCGACATGCTCGGCTACTTCGCCGGCATCCCGATCGTCACGCAGACCGTCAATGTCGCGAACCGCACGCCTGCCGTGCGCAGCGCGCTCGAAGCGACGCTCGGCGTCGATCGTCACGCGTGGCTGCCGCCGTTCGCGTCGCGCAAGTTCCGCCGCGCCGCGCCGCGCTCGTCCGGCCCGCTGCCGCGTGACGGCGAGCGCACGCCGGGGCGCGTCGCGATCTACGCGACCTGCTACGTGAACTACAACGAGCCGGGCATCGGCCACGATCTGCTCGCGGTGCTCGCGCACAACGACATCCCGTACGAACTCGTCACGAGCGAAGCATGCTGCGGAATGCCGCTTCTCGAGCAGGGCAATCTGGAAGGCGTCGCAAGGAAAAAGGAGGCGAACATCGCGGTGCTCGCCCGCTATGCGCACGAAGGCTATGCGCTGATCGGCGCGATTCCGAGCTGCGTGCTGATGTACAAGAGCGAGCTGCCGCTGATGTTTCCCGACGATCCCGACGTGCGCGCGGTCGCCGACGCGTTCTGGGACCCGTTCGAATACGTGATCGCGCGCCATCGCGACGGCCTGCTGAAGACCGACTTCAAGCACGCGCTCGGCACTGTCTCGTACCACGTGCCGTGCCATGCGCGCGTGCAGAACATCGGACGCAAGACGGCCGATGCGCTGTCGCTCGTGCCGGGCACGAAGGTGAACGTCGTCGAGCGCTGCTCGGGTCACGCGGGCACGTTCGGCGTGAAGAAGGAATTCCATGCGCAGGCGCTGAGGATCGGCGCGCCGGTGTTCAAGGCGATGGCGGAGCAGGCGCCCGACTACATGTCGTCCGATTGCGCGCTCGCGGGGCATCACATCGAAGAGGGGATCGGCGCGAAAGGCGCCGCGCCGCCGCCCTTCGCGCATCCGATCACGCTGCTGCGCAAGGCATACGGCATCTGA
- a CDS encoding DUF3501 family protein, with protein sequence MTLTRDSLLTLEAYAKVRRQEHARVIAHKQRRAVSLGNHLRFLFEDETTIRYQIHEMLHIEKIFDEEGISGELEAYLPLVPDGSNFKATMQIEYENETQRRAALARLIGIEDHVFLVVDDETPVYAIADEDLERDTDEKTSAVHFVRFELSDAMKAKLKAGAPLSIGCDHPNYPVQTMRIDPDVTASLASDLD encoded by the coding sequence ATGACGCTCACCCGCGACTCGCTGTTGACGCTCGAAGCCTATGCGAAGGTGCGCCGGCAAGAACATGCACGTGTGATTGCACACAAGCAGCGCCGTGCGGTGTCGCTCGGCAATCACTTGCGCTTCCTGTTCGAGGACGAGACGACGATCCGCTATCAGATCCACGAGATGCTGCACATCGAGAAGATCTTCGACGAGGAGGGCATCTCGGGCGAGCTCGAAGCGTATCTGCCGCTCGTGCCTGACGGCAGCAATTTCAAAGCGACGATGCAGATCGAATACGAAAACGAAACGCAGCGGCGCGCGGCGCTTGCGCGGCTCATCGGCATCGAGGATCACGTGTTCCTCGTCGTCGACGATGAGACGCCCGTCTACGCGATTGCCGACGAAGACCTCGAGCGCGACACGGACGAGAAGACTTCCGCCGTGCACTTCGTGCGCTTCGAGCTGAGCGACGCGATGAAGGCGAAGCTCAAGGCGGGCGCGCCGCTGTCGATCGGCTGCGACCATCCTAACTATCCGGTACAAACGATGCGGATCGACCCGGACGTCACGGCGTCGCTTGCGAGCGACCTCGACTGA